Within the Streptomyces sp. R41 genome, the region CAAGCGACCGTCACCGAACTCCGGGGGCGCGGACGCCTGAGCGGAGTCGCCCTGCGCCACCGCGACGGCCGGACCACGACTCTTGCCTGCGACACCGTCGTGTTCACCGGTGACTTCGTTCCGGACCACGAACTCGCCCGGCGCGGCGGCCTCGACCTCGACACGGGAACACGCGGACCCGCGGTCGACGGCGCTTTCCGCACGTCACGCGAGGGCGTGTTCGCCGTCGGCAACGTGCTGCACGCCGTGGAGAGCGCCGGCGCCGTGGCCCGCGAGGGGGTACGGGCGGCGCGGCACGTACGGGATCACCTGGCCGGGGCGCCCTGGTCCCCGACGGTTCCGCTCCTCGTGGCCCCGCCCCTGCGCTGGGTCGCCCCGAACCGGCTCGCGCCCGCGATGACGTACGCCCCCTTCGTGCTGCGCACAGCGGAGTTCCTCGCCCGGCCGGTCCTGACCGTCACGCAGGACGACCGGGTTCTGCACCGACAACGCCTCCTCACCACTGCCGTACCGAATCGATCCCTGTGTCTCGACGGACGCTGGGTTGGTTCCGTCGATCCCGCCGGAGGCCCCGTCCGGCTCACAGCTCGCTGAACGAACCGTGCCGGCCGGCTCCCGAGGCGAAACGGGCGGCGCCTTCCAGGCTCTCGGCCAGCACGTCCATGCCGTAACGGAGTTCGGTGCGCATGGCCACCTTCTCGACCAGGCCCTCCTGGTCGAGGACGGAGGCACGGTCGCTGCGCAGGCAGGACTGCGGGAACTCGGCGATCTCGGCGGCCAGTCGTTCCGCCTCCGCGCGGGCGCGGCCGGTCGGGACGAGGCGGTTGGCGAGCCCCATCTCGTACGCCTCGGGGGCGGGGACCGGGCGGCCGGTGAGGATCATGTCCATCGCCCGGCTGGTACCGATGAGACGGGGGAGCCGGACCGTGCCGCCGTCGATCAGCGGCACGCCCCAGCGGCGGCAGAACACGCCGAAGACGGCGTCCTCCTCGGCGACCCGCAGATCGCACCAGAGGGCCAGTTCCAGGCCGCCGGCCACGGCGTGCCCCGCGACGGCCGCGATGACCGGCTTGGTCAGACGCAGCCGGGTGGGGCCCATCGGTCCGTCGCCGTCCTCGGTGACCTGGTTGCCGCGTTCGGTGCCGATCGCCTTGAGGTCCGCGCCCGCGCAGAACGTGCCGCCC harbors:
- a CDS encoding crotonase/enoyl-CoA hydratase family protein; translation: MPVRIERQGYVTTVVLSRPEARNAVDGPTAAELADAFREFEADDAARVAVLWGEGGTFCAGADLKAIGTERGNQVTEDGDGPMGPTRLRLTKPVIAAVAGHAVAGGLELALWCDLRVAEEDAVFGVFCRRWGVPLIDGGTVRLPRLIGTSRAMDMILTGRPVPAPEAYEMGLANRLVPTGRARAEAERLAAEIAEFPQSCLRSDRASVLDQEGLVEKVAMRTELRYGMDVLAESLEGAARFASGAGRHGSFSEL